A region of Nocardioides sp. JS614 DNA encodes the following proteins:
- a CDS encoding prepilin peptidase has translation MTLASSLGFGLLGLLIGSFLNVVIHRVPAGLSLVSPGSACPACAHPVRARDNVPVLSWLLLHGRCRDCAAPIAARYPLVELATAALFASVGWRFGATPYTAAALVVAAAGVALFMIDLDHRRLPFEITGAMALGTTIALAIDAARHGTAPVVPALLAAALWLAVYGGIWLVTAGRGMGLGDVALAPVLGLALGWLGWGAALVGLGAGFVIGAAVGVGLLAAGRARAGARIPHGPFLLSGAALGMLAGGPLAASYLTLVGLG, from the coding sequence GTGACCCTGGCGTCGAGCCTCGGGTTCGGGCTGCTCGGCCTGCTGATCGGCTCGTTCCTCAACGTGGTCATCCACCGGGTCCCGGCCGGGCTGTCCCTGGTCTCGCCGGGCTCGGCCTGCCCGGCCTGCGCGCACCCGGTGCGGGCCCGCGACAACGTGCCGGTGCTCTCGTGGCTGCTGCTGCACGGCCGCTGCCGCGACTGCGCGGCCCCGATCGCCGCCCGCTACCCGCTCGTGGAGCTCGCCACCGCGGCCCTGTTCGCGAGCGTCGGCTGGCGGTTCGGCGCCACGCCGTACACCGCCGCCGCGCTGGTCGTGGCCGCCGCCGGCGTCGCCCTGTTCATGATCGACCTGGACCACCGCCGGCTGCCCTTCGAGATCACCGGCGCGATGGCGCTCGGCACGACGATCGCGCTGGCCATCGACGCGGCCCGGCACGGCACCGCCCCGGTCGTCCCCGCGCTGCTGGCCGCCGCGCTCTGGCTCGCCGTGTACGGCGGGATCTGGCTGGTCACGGCCGGCCGGGGGATGGGCCTGGGCGACGTCGCCCTGGCGCCGGTCCTCGGCCTGGCACTCGGCTGGCTCGGCTGGGGAGCCGCGCTCGTGGGCCTGGGCGCCGGCTTCGTGATCGGCGCGGCGGTCGGGGTGGGGCTGCTCGCCGCCGGGCGCGCCCGGGCCGGCGCCAGGATCCCGCACGGACCCTTCTTGCTCAGCGGCGCCGCACTCGGCATGCTCGCGGGTGGCCCGCTCGCCGCGTCGTACCTCACGCTCGTCGGCCTGGGCTAG
- a CDS encoding sensor domain-containing protein: MTGKGAALGEPLVPLASRTDGLLASPPPSGGMMREIDQGQLLASIAATSHDCILSLDSDARIRWASPATEQVLGWRPDDLAGCELGVLFPRDGSELRDATVARLLTGEQVEPFIDAGVRRDGSSFKAQVTLGPVHGPGDEITGVILILRDVTAQLHEQRELALALEMSRAHFDQATTAQAILDLSGRLESVNPAWCDLFGHGEGWFADCAIIGLVHPLDAEDVLARIARLRAGEIDSISYRGLFRDAEGGDLRLRLDAALLREPGGRPYAIAASVGDPDDLDGPGDLEGGAGAVGTADGSASDPQEARGLRAEALARRAWDAAVVMDRRLQIVFVAGALARLLRYRPDELLHRRGSDYVHPADAPTVSGMLGRLLAEPRSAEHAVLRVHDGEQRWRWVEVTATNCLDDPEIGGIVANVRDVTERVRTEEALKLSEALHRAMVETAQEGIMATSPEGKVMFANETAAVIVGRPVDEMYGADPRRLFGLPDADSDDEVATHEVVHLRPDGSERILEISLRPLNSRDGRLGSLVSIYDVTDARHAERALRRRALHDSLTSLPNRYLFLDRLETAAARQRRFEGRGTAVLFLDLDGFKQVNDGFGHEAGDAVLREVAARLLASVRGTDTVGRLGGDEFAVICEDTGSEEALVVAQRILDALHDPIRVGDHDHPIGLSIGVALAPPYDFDELVRRADEAMYRAKHVGGSRIAVAGQDDGEGPVPTE; this comes from the coding sequence ATGACGGGGAAGGGTGCGGCGCTCGGTGAGCCGCTGGTACCACTCGCCTCGAGGACGGACGGTCTCCTGGCCAGTCCGCCGCCGTCCGGGGGAATGATGCGCGAGATCGACCAGGGCCAGCTGTTGGCGAGCATCGCCGCGACCTCCCACGACTGCATCCTCTCCCTCGACTCCGACGCCAGGATCCGGTGGGCGAGCCCGGCGACCGAGCAGGTCCTCGGCTGGCGCCCCGACGACCTGGCCGGCTGCGAGCTCGGCGTGTTGTTCCCCCGCGACGGCAGCGAGCTGCGCGACGCCACGGTCGCCCGGCTGCTCACCGGCGAGCAGGTCGAGCCGTTCATCGACGCCGGCGTCCGTCGCGACGGCTCCTCGTTCAAGGCGCAGGTCACCCTCGGCCCGGTACACGGCCCCGGGGACGAGATCACCGGGGTGATCCTGATCCTGCGCGACGTGACCGCCCAGCTGCACGAGCAGCGCGAGCTGGCGCTCGCCCTCGAGATGTCCCGCGCACACTTCGACCAGGCGACCACGGCGCAGGCGATCCTCGACCTGAGCGGCCGCCTCGAGTCGGTCAACCCCGCATGGTGCGACCTGTTCGGCCACGGCGAGGGCTGGTTCGCCGACTGCGCGATCATCGGCCTGGTCCACCCGCTCGACGCCGAGGACGTGCTGGCCCGGATCGCCCGGCTGCGGGCCGGTGAGATCGACTCGATCAGCTACCGCGGGCTGTTCCGCGACGCCGAGGGCGGCGACCTGCGGCTCCGGCTCGACGCGGCCCTGCTCCGCGAGCCCGGTGGCCGGCCGTACGCGATCGCGGCCTCGGTCGGCGACCCCGACGACCTCGACGGCCCCGGCGACCTCGAGGGCGGGGCGGGCGCGGTCGGTACGGCGGACGGGTCGGCGAGCGACCCCCAGGAGGCCCGCGGGCTTCGCGCCGAGGCCCTGGCCCGGCGGGCCTGGGACGCCGCGGTGGTCATGGACCGTCGGCTGCAGATCGTCTTCGTCGCCGGGGCGCTGGCGCGGCTGCTGCGCTACCGCCCCGACGAGCTGCTGCACCGCCGCGGCTCGGACTACGTCCACCCCGCCGACGCCCCCACCGTGTCCGGGATGCTGGGCCGGCTGCTGGCCGAGCCGCGCAGCGCCGAGCACGCGGTGCTGCGGGTCCACGACGGCGAGCAGCGGTGGCGCTGGGTGGAGGTGACCGCCACCAACTGTCTCGACGACCCCGAGATCGGGGGCATCGTCGCCAACGTCCGCGACGTCACCGAACGGGTCCGCACCGAGGAGGCGCTGAAGCTCTCCGAGGCGCTGCACCGGGCGATGGTCGAGACCGCCCAGGAAGGCATCATGGCCACCTCGCCCGAAGGCAAGGTGATGTTCGCCAACGAGACCGCCGCGGTGATCGTCGGCCGCCCGGTCGACGAGATGTACGGCGCGGACCCGCGGCGGCTGTTCGGGCTGCCGGACGCGGACTCCGACGACGAGGTCGCCACCCACGAGGTCGTCCACCTGCGCCCCGACGGCAGCGAGCGGATCCTGGAGATCTCGCTGCGTCCGCTCAACAGCCGCGACGGCCGGCTCGGCTCGTTGGTCTCGATCTACGACGTCACCGACGCCCGGCACGCGGAGCGGGCGCTGCGCCGTCGAGCCCTGCACGACTCGCTGACCTCGCTGCCGAACCGCTACCTGTTCCTCGACCGGCTCGAGACCGCGGCCGCCCGGCAGCGCCGCTTCGAGGGCCGGGGGACCGCCGTGCTGTTCCTCGACCTCGATGGGTTCAAGCAGGTCAACGACGGCTTCGGCCACGAGGCCGGGGACGCGGTCCTGCGGGAGGTGGCGGCGCGGCTGCTGGCCTCGGTGCGCGGGACGGACACGGTCGGCCGCCTGGGCGGCGACGAGTTCGCGGTGATCTGCGAGGACACCGGCAGCGAGGAGGCGCTCGTGGTCGCCCAGCGCATCCTCGACGCCCTGCACGACCCGATCCGGGTCGGCGACCACGACCACCCGATCGGGCTGAGCATCGGGGTGGCGCTGGCACCGCCGTACGACTTCGACGAGCTGGTCCGCCGGGCCGACGAGGCGATGTACCGGGCCAAGCACGTCGGCGGCAGCCGGATCGCGGTGGCCGGTCAGGACGACGGCGAGGGGCCGGTGCCCACGGAGTAG
- a CDS encoding sensor domain-containing protein has protein sequence MWHGLRPRRRSRFGPLTGPSYAEHFERSPVPQAVCDENAVLVAVNPAFARMLDGPPGSLTGRPIRDLAHRSDQGAADRALGRLLRSETDATQAERILRRSDGRPVPTLASATAVRNGSPRPSGALVVYQDLSLLQSVERRRRQQEDFFLALAQRASDLAVVLDPDATVLFASPAMTGVLGHAIEDVLANDAMDYVHPDDVERARAVLAEVVGAGGSVGTTTRLRDHRGTWHWMELTATNLLDTSVGGVVCNLRDVTDRVRAEAALRASERRYRAIADNADEGLWVTAPDGRSAYVNQRLVEILGLEAEEILGRPVLEVLDPHEQPMTRVLAAGTDDGTQRHEVTYRHPDGGRRSLVVSTSPLDDAGGAVEGSLAMVADVTDARRLERELRDAALHDGLTGLPNRALLRDRLEHALARETRSTAALLIDLDRFRVVNESRGHAAGDTLLADTAHRLAAAVRPTDTVARFGGDQFLVICEDVDEQEARAIGEDALGALRPPFPAGGGDVTLTASAGLALTPAPSAGALVRRAETALRAAKAAGGARVQAYDAEAAAVSEQRFELGVELARSLAADELALHYQPVIGLASGEVVGVEALCRWQHPLLGQVPPSTFIEIAEAEGLAATLDRWVVERALREAAELRASGALPPTAYVAVNVSARSLADPGLAEHVLRAAQTAGTAPQDVLLEVTESATMTDPAAAADLLGRLRRHGFRVAVDDFGTGHSSLAYLRRLPVSVLKVDRSFVAEVATDEHARAITGSIVDLARTMGLSVVAEGVETPAHAAVLRRLGADAGQGWLWSPAVSPEEATRTGALCRAYSVGTGPSPSS, from the coding sequence ATGTGGCACGGACTGCGCCCACGGCGCCGGAGCCGGTTCGGCCCGCTGACCGGCCCGTCGTACGCCGAGCACTTCGAGCGGTCACCCGTGCCGCAGGCGGTGTGCGACGAGAACGCCGTGCTCGTCGCGGTCAACCCCGCCTTCGCCCGGATGCTCGACGGGCCACCCGGAAGCCTCACCGGCCGCCCGATCCGGGACCTGGCCCACCGCTCCGACCAGGGTGCGGCCGACCGGGCCCTGGGGCGGCTGCTGCGCTCCGAGACCGACGCGACCCAGGCCGAGCGGATCCTGCGCCGCTCCGACGGCCGGCCGGTGCCGACCCTGGCCAGCGCCACCGCGGTGCGCAACGGGTCCCCACGGCCGAGCGGCGCACTCGTGGTCTACCAGGACCTGAGCCTGCTGCAGAGCGTCGAGCGCCGGCGCCGGCAGCAGGAGGACTTCTTCCTCGCGCTCGCGCAGCGGGCCAGCGACCTGGCCGTGGTGCTCGACCCCGACGCCACCGTGCTGTTCGCCTCACCCGCGATGACCGGCGTCCTCGGCCACGCGATCGAGGACGTGCTGGCGAACGACGCGATGGACTACGTCCACCCCGACGACGTCGAGCGCGCCCGGGCGGTGCTGGCGGAGGTCGTCGGCGCGGGCGGCAGCGTGGGCACGACGACCCGGCTCCGCGACCACCGCGGCACCTGGCACTGGATGGAGCTCACCGCCACGAACCTGCTCGACACCTCCGTCGGCGGCGTGGTCTGCAACCTGCGCGACGTGACCGACCGGGTCCGGGCGGAGGCGGCGCTGCGCGCGTCCGAGCGCCGTTACCGCGCGATCGCCGACAACGCCGACGAGGGCCTGTGGGTGACCGCACCCGACGGCCGCTCGGCGTACGTCAACCAGCGCCTGGTGGAGATCCTCGGGCTGGAGGCCGAGGAGATCCTGGGCCGCCCGGTCCTGGAGGTGCTCGACCCGCACGAGCAGCCGATGACCCGGGTGCTCGCCGCCGGGACCGACGACGGGACCCAGCGGCACGAGGTGACCTATCGGCACCCGGACGGCGGCCGGCGGTCCCTGGTCGTGTCGACCTCCCCCCTCGACGACGCCGGCGGCGCCGTCGAGGGATCGCTGGCGATGGTCGCGGACGTGACCGACGCCCGGCGGCTCGAGCGGGAGCTGCGCGACGCCGCCCTCCACGACGGCCTCACCGGGCTGCCCAATCGGGCGTTGCTGCGCGACCGTCTCGAGCACGCCCTCGCCCGCGAGACCCGCTCCACGGCGGCGCTGCTCATCGACCTGGACCGGTTCCGGGTCGTCAACGAGTCCCGCGGGCACGCCGCGGGCGACACCCTCCTCGCCGACACCGCACACCGCCTGGCGGCGGCGGTTCGGCCCACCGACACCGTCGCCCGGTTCGGCGGCGACCAGTTCCTCGTGATCTGCGAGGACGTCGACGAGCAGGAGGCCCGGGCGATCGGCGAGGACGCCCTCGGCGCGTTGCGCCCGCCGTTCCCGGCCGGCGGCGGCGACGTCACGCTCACCGCGTCGGCCGGCCTGGCGCTGACCCCCGCACCCTCCGCCGGCGCGCTGGTGCGTCGCGCCGAGACCGCGCTGCGGGCGGCGAAGGCCGCGGGCGGGGCCCGGGTCCAGGCGTACGACGCCGAAGCGGCCGCCGTGTCCGAGCAGCGCTTCGAGCTCGGCGTGGAGCTCGCCCGGTCGCTGGCCGCCGACGAGCTGGCCCTGCACTACCAACCCGTGATCGGCCTGGCCTCCGGCGAGGTGGTCGGCGTCGAGGCGCTGTGCCGCTGGCAGCACCCGCTTCTCGGCCAGGTGCCCCCGTCGACCTTCATCGAGATCGCCGAGGCCGAGGGCCTGGCCGCCACCCTGGACCGCTGGGTGGTCGAGCGGGCGCTGCGTGAGGCCGCGGAGCTCCGCGCGTCGGGGGCGCTGCCGCCGACGGCGTACGTCGCCGTCAACGTCTCGGCGCGCTCGCTGGCCGATCCCGGGCTCGCGGAGCACGTCCTGCGGGCGGCCCAGACGGCGGGGACGGCCCCACAGGACGTCCTCCTCGAGGTCACCGAGAGCGCGACCATGACCGACCCTGCGGCGGCGGCGGACCTGCTCGGACGGCTGCGGCGACACGGCTTCCGGGTGGCCGTCGACGACTTCGGCACCGGGCACAGCTCGCTGGCCTACCTGCGGCGGCTGCCGGTCTCCGTGCTCAAGGTGGACCGCAGCTTCGTCGCGGAGGTCGCCACCGACGAGCACGCGCGCGCGATCACCGGCTCGATCGTCGACCTGGCGCGCACGATGGGCCTCTCGGTCGTCGCCGAGGGCGTCGAGACGCCCGCGCACGCCGCCGTGCTGCGCCGCCTCGGCGCCGACGCGGGACAGGGCTGGCTGTGGAGCCCCGCCGTGTCCCCCGAGGAGGCGACTCGGACCGGCGCGCTGTGCCGGGCCTACTCCGTGGGCACCGGCCCCTCGCCGTCGTCCTGA
- a CDS encoding GGDEF domain-containing phosphodiesterase translates to MLSGGVPSALCPPTVLVVTDGSREGSTVAASANAVARDVLVTHALTLPSALVALDSSTYDCVLVDVGTPDVAAADLADTLRGHAGAAALVLVVDDDATIPAALEDLADLVLQQADLTGDWLRRVRRAVEHARVRAALQESEAAVARLTGIVESVADAVFTTTIDGLVTSWNDGAEALYGFPAAEMLGAPIATLHPPGSDEPRRILTMVRAGKAIQGLDTLRRTRDGRMAQVSISVTGLRDHRDGLSGMVVVARDISDRLELEAELVRQTMHDALTGLPNRSFLTYRLTQAIAEGRRRGRPVAALLLDLDQFRAANDVHGHLTGDRVLTEVADRLRVLARPTDVVARIGGDEFVLVCPDTDVAAAGRLAEQVIEAVGAPIQVEHRALRVGASVGIAVAPPLDCDAEVLLKHADAAMYEAKKRGRARSQVFDPALARLAGEQRLLAGDLRAALDDDRLEVHFQPVVDLTSDRMVGFEALTRWHHPTRGAVPPGTFVPIAEAHGFVADLDHWVLDRACRQTAAALATGELTPGVHVAVNLSARSLDEPNLVDTVGEVLDRSGLPPAALVLEATETALPRDPEAARASLAGLRDLGVGISLDDFGTGYSSLSFLRELPVTGVKIDRSFIRNAVERPEDLAITEAIVRLAKGLGLETIAEGIETAEQRELLRDLGCARAQGFWWSPAVPMAELPGGRAAARVARILQPAGTADPAPPLRSTRVSRRIIEPSAPTTVVTTCCLRGGIESGQAWLVVTTAARREAFASSLGPLHATALARGQLVELDAYETLRRVTSADGRLDQARYDHVVGSALRRLAAAGDQVGVHAELGHVTRPLLSQDVSTDLRARLHEAAALTLEYGDHPADCAAHGPAVAPVVELFAADGSTAG, encoded by the coding sequence GTGTTGAGCGGAGGAGTGCCATCGGCGCTCTGCCCGCCCACGGTCCTGGTCGTCACCGACGGGTCGAGGGAGGGCAGCACGGTCGCGGCGAGCGCGAACGCCGTCGCCCGCGACGTCCTCGTCACCCACGCGCTCACCCTCCCCTCCGCGCTCGTCGCCCTCGACTCCTCCACCTATGACTGCGTGCTGGTCGACGTCGGCACCCCCGACGTCGCCGCCGCCGACCTCGCGGACACCCTGCGCGGCCACGCCGGTGCGGCCGCCCTGGTGCTGGTCGTCGACGACGACGCCACGATCCCGGCGGCCCTCGAGGATCTCGCCGACCTGGTGCTCCAGCAGGCCGACCTGACCGGCGACTGGCTGCGGCGGGTCCGGCGGGCCGTCGAGCACGCCCGAGTCCGGGCCGCCCTGCAGGAGTCCGAGGCTGCGGTCGCGCGGCTCACCGGCATCGTCGAGTCGGTCGCCGACGCGGTGTTCACCACCACGATCGACGGGCTGGTCACCTCGTGGAACGACGGGGCCGAGGCCCTGTACGGCTTCCCCGCCGCCGAGATGCTCGGCGCCCCGATCGCCACGCTCCACCCGCCGGGGTCCGACGAGCCGCGGCGGATCCTCACCATGGTCCGCGCCGGGAAGGCGATCCAGGGACTGGACACGCTGCGACGCACCCGTGACGGCCGGATGGCGCAGGTCTCGATCAGCGTCACCGGGCTGCGCGACCACCGCGACGGCCTCAGCGGCATGGTCGTGGTCGCCCGCGACATCAGCGACCGCCTCGAGCTCGAGGCCGAGCTGGTCCGCCAGACCATGCACGACGCGCTGACCGGGCTCCCCAACCGCTCCTTCCTCACCTACCGGCTCACCCAGGCGATCGCCGAGGGCCGGCGCCGTGGCCGCCCGGTCGCCGCCCTGCTGCTGGACCTCGACCAGTTCCGCGCCGCGAACGACGTGCACGGCCACCTCACCGGCGACCGGGTGCTCACCGAGGTCGCGGACCGGCTGCGGGTCCTGGCCCGCCCCACCGACGTGGTCGCGCGGATCGGCGGCGACGAGTTCGTCCTGGTCTGCCCCGACACCGACGTGGCGGCGGCCGGGCGGCTCGCCGAGCAGGTCATCGAGGCCGTCGGCGCACCGATCCAGGTCGAGCACCGGGCGCTGCGGGTCGGCGCCAGCGTCGGGATCGCGGTCGCCCCTCCCCTGGACTGCGACGCGGAGGTCCTGCTCAAGCACGCGGACGCCGCGATGTACGAGGCCAAGAAGCGCGGCCGCGCCCGCAGCCAGGTCTTCGACCCGGCACTGGCCCGCCTGGCCGGCGAGCAGCGGCTGCTGGCCGGCGACCTGCGGGCCGCGCTCGATGACGACCGGCTCGAGGTGCACTTCCAGCCCGTGGTCGACCTGACCAGCGACCGGATGGTCGGCTTCGAGGCGCTGACCAGGTGGCACCACCCGACCCGCGGCGCCGTCCCGCCCGGGACGTTCGTGCCGATCGCCGAGGCCCACGGGTTCGTGGCCGACCTCGACCATTGGGTCCTCGACCGCGCCTGCCGGCAGACCGCCGCCGCGCTCGCCACCGGCGAGCTCACCCCCGGCGTGCACGTGGCGGTCAACCTCTCCGCCCGCTCCCTGGACGAGCCGAACCTGGTGGACACAGTCGGCGAGGTCCTCGACCGCTCCGGGCTGCCGCCGGCAGCCCTGGTCCTCGAGGCCACCGAGACCGCCCTGCCCCGCGACCCCGAGGCCGCCCGCGCGTCCCTCGCCGGGCTCCGCGACCTGGGCGTCGGGATCTCCCTCGACGACTTCGGGACCGGCTACTCCTCGCTCAGCTTCCTGCGCGAGCTGCCCGTGACCGGCGTGAAGATCGACCGGTCGTTCATCCGCAACGCGGTCGAGCGGCCCGAGGACCTGGCGATCACCGAGGCGATCGTGCGGCTCGCCAAGGGCCTGGGCCTCGAGACCATCGCCGAGGGCATCGAGACCGCCGAGCAGCGCGAGCTGCTGCGCGACCTCGGCTGCGCCCGCGCCCAGGGGTTCTGGTGGAGCCCGGCCGTGCCGATGGCCGAGCTGCCGGGCGGCCGCGCCGCCGCCCGGGTGGCGCGGATCCTGCAGCCCGCCGGCACCGCCGACCCCGCCCCGCCGTTGCGCAGCACCCGGGTGTCGCGCCGGATCATCGAGCCGTCTGCGCCCACCACCGTGGTCACCACCTGCTGCCTGCGTGGCGGCATCGAGTCCGGGCAGGCCTGGCTGGTCGTCACCACCGCGGCCCGCCGCGAGGCGTTCGCCAGCTCGCTCGGCCCGCTGCACGCCACCGCACTGGCCCGGGGACAGCTGGTCGAGCTGGACGCCTACGAGACGCTGCGCCGGGTCACCTCGGCCGACGGCCGCCTCGACCAGGCCCGCTACGACCACGTCGTCGGCTCCGCACTGCGCCGCCTCGCCGCGGCCGGCGATCAGGTGGGCGTGCACGCCGAGCTCGGCCACGTGACCCGGCCGCTGCTCAGCCAGGACGTCTCCACCGACCTGCGGGCCCGGCTGCACGAGGCCGCCGCCCTGACCCTGGAGTACGGCGACCACCCGGCCGACTGCGCCGCCCACGGCCCGGCCGTCGCCCCCGTCGTGGAGCTGTTCGCCGCGGACGGTTCAACCGCCGGCTGA
- a CDS encoding FAD-binding dehydrogenase, translating to MFRSNSDEPVQTGLVRGSRLVDTEVTDVVVVGAGLAGLAAAAEIADAGRRVVLLDQEPEQSLGGQAFWSLGGLFLVDSPEQRRMGIKDSRELALQDWLGSAQFDREEDRWPRRWAEAYVDFAAGEKRAWLRAMGHRLFPVVGWAERGDGRAEGHGNSVPRFHLTWGTGPGVVEPFERRVREHAATGRLRLAFRHRVDELVVEAGVAVGVRGQVLEPSTVARGRASSRVETGDFELRAQAVVVTSGGIGGNHDLVRRTWPARLGTPPRTMVSGVPAHVDGRMLAITEAAGARVINPDRMWHYVEGVRNWDPIWENHGIRILPGPSSLWLDATGRRLPAPYFPGFDTLGTLAHLRTTGYDYSWFVLTQKIIEKEFALSGSEQNPDLTGKDVRLLLSRVRPGAPGPVEAFKQHGADFVVAGDLGELVRGMNRVADPEAPRIVEAELRDLIEQRDREIDNDYGKDAQVTAIRGARRYRGDRLIRVATPHRLLDPKAGPLIAVRLNILTRKTLGGLETDLDGRCLTAAGEPLPGLYAAGEVAGFGGGGMMGYNALEGTFLGGCLFSGRTAGRAAARAV from the coding sequence ATGTTTCGCAGCAATTCGGACGAGCCTGTCCAGACCGGCCTTGTGCGAGGATCCCGGCTCGTGGACACCGAAGTGACCGATGTGGTCGTGGTCGGAGCCGGTCTCGCGGGGCTCGCGGCGGCCGCCGAGATCGCCGACGCGGGACGCCGGGTGGTGCTCCTCGACCAGGAGCCCGAGCAGTCGCTGGGCGGCCAGGCGTTCTGGAGCCTGGGCGGGCTGTTCCTGGTCGACAGCCCCGAGCAGCGCCGGATGGGCATCAAGGACTCGCGCGAGCTGGCGCTGCAGGACTGGCTCGGCAGCGCGCAGTTCGACCGCGAGGAGGACCGGTGGCCGCGGCGCTGGGCCGAGGCGTACGTCGACTTCGCGGCCGGTGAGAAGCGCGCCTGGCTGCGCGCGATGGGGCACCGGCTGTTCCCGGTCGTCGGCTGGGCCGAGCGCGGGGACGGCCGCGCGGAGGGGCACGGCAACTCGGTGCCCCGCTTCCACCTGACCTGGGGCACCGGCCCCGGCGTGGTCGAGCCGTTCGAGCGCCGGGTGCGCGAGCACGCCGCGACCGGCCGGCTCCGGCTGGCGTTCCGGCACCGGGTCGACGAGCTGGTGGTCGAGGCCGGCGTCGCGGTCGGCGTACGCGGCCAGGTCCTGGAGCCGAGCACCGTCGCCCGCGGCCGGGCCAGCAGCCGGGTCGAGACCGGCGACTTCGAGCTGCGCGCTCAGGCGGTCGTCGTCACCAGCGGCGGCATCGGCGGCAACCACGACCTGGTCCGCCGGACCTGGCCGGCGCGGCTCGGCACGCCGCCGCGGACCATGGTCTCGGGCGTGCCCGCCCACGTCGACGGGCGGATGCTGGCGATCACCGAGGCCGCCGGTGCCCGGGTGATCAACCCGGACCGGATGTGGCACTACGTCGAGGGCGTGCGCAACTGGGACCCGATCTGGGAGAACCACGGCATCCGGATCCTGCCCGGCCCCTCCTCGCTGTGGCTGGACGCGACCGGGCGGCGGCTGCCGGCGCCGTACTTCCCGGGCTTCGACACCCTCGGCACCCTCGCGCACCTGCGCACCACCGGCTACGACTACTCGTGGTTCGTGCTGACCCAGAAGATCATCGAGAAGGAGTTCGCGCTCTCCGGCTCCGAGCAGAACCCGGACCTCACCGGCAAGGACGTCCGGCTGCTGCTCTCCCGGGTGCGGCCCGGCGCGCCCGGCCCGGTCGAGGCGTTCAAGCAGCACGGCGCGGACTTCGTGGTCGCGGGCGACCTCGGCGAGCTCGTGCGCGGCATGAACCGGGTCGCCGACCCCGAGGCGCCCCGGATCGTCGAGGCCGAGCTGCGCGACCTGATCGAGCAGCGGGACCGCGAGATCGACAACGACTACGGCAAGGACGCCCAGGTGACCGCGATCCGCGGTGCCCGGCGCTACCGCGGCGACCGGCTGATCCGGGTCGCCACGCCGCACCGCCTGCTGGACCCCAAGGCCGGCCCGCTGATCGCCGTACGCCTCAACATCTTGACCCGCAAGACCCTCGGCGGCCTGGAGACCGACCTCGACGGCCGCTGCCTGACCGCGGCCGGGGAGCCGCTGCCCGGCCTGTACGCCGCCGGCGAGGTCGCCGGCTTCGGTGGCGGCGGGATGATGGGCTACAACGCGCTCGAGGGCACCTTCCTGGGCGGCTGCCTGTTCTCGGGCCGTACGGCGGGCCGCGCCGCCGCCCGCGCGGTCTGA
- a CDS encoding nucleoside deaminase → MEAVTDEQWLARAVRLAQENVAAGGGPFGAVVVGAGVRVGEGQNRVTRDLDPTAHAEVTAIRQACAALGDFSLTGCVLYASCEPCPLCLTASLWARLDRVVYAADRHDAARGGFDDREFYDLLGRDRATWPTRVEQGTHAAPFAPFEAWLGKADRTAY, encoded by the coding sequence ATGGAGGCCGTGACCGACGAGCAGTGGCTCGCGCGGGCCGTCCGGCTCGCCCAGGAGAACGTCGCCGCCGGGGGTGGCCCGTTCGGTGCCGTCGTCGTGGGGGCGGGCGTCCGGGTCGGCGAGGGGCAGAACCGGGTCACCCGCGACCTCGACCCGACCGCGCACGCCGAGGTCACCGCGATCCGCCAGGCGTGCGCGGCGCTCGGCGACTTCTCGCTGACCGGCTGCGTGCTCTACGCCTCCTGCGAGCCGTGCCCGCTGTGCCTGACCGCCTCGCTGTGGGCCCGGCTGGACCGGGTCGTGTACGCCGCCGACCGCCACGACGCCGCCCGCGGCGGGTTCGACGACCGGGAGTTCTACGACCTGCTCGGCCGCGACCGGGCGACCTGGCCGACCCGGGTCGAGCAGGGCACGCACGCCGCGCCGTTCGCGCCGTTCGAGGCCTGGCTCGGCAAGGCGGACCGCACGGCGTACTGA